One Kaistella polysaccharea DNA segment encodes these proteins:
- the hflX gene encoding GTPase HflX, protein MLEKNDHQYEKAVLVGLITQNQSEDKLTEYLDELEFLAFTAGATVDKRFTQRLTKPDSKTFIGSGKAQEIRDYVKEHGIGTVVFDDELSPSQLKNLEKEIEVKILDRTNLILDIFAQRAQTSYARTQVELAQYEYLLPRLTRMWTHLERQQGGIGMRGPGETEIETDRRIIRDRISLLKEKLKTIDRQMATQRNNRGKMVRVALVGYTNVGKSTLMNALSKSEVFAEDKLFATLDTTVRKVVMGNLPFLLTDTVGFIRKLPTQLVESFKSTLDEVREADLLIHVVDISHESFEDHINSVNQTLMEIGAHQKPMIMVFNKIDAFAYEEKAEDDLSPETRENISLDEWKKTWMSKSKYPTVFISALKKENFPELKKMIYDEVLKIHISRFPYNDFLFQYFDDEDESKDEL, encoded by the coding sequence ATGTTAGAAAAAAACGATCATCAATACGAAAAAGCCGTCTTAGTCGGTTTAATTACTCAAAATCAAAGCGAAGATAAATTAACTGAATACCTCGACGAACTCGAGTTTTTGGCTTTTACAGCAGGTGCAACTGTTGACAAAAGATTTACCCAACGGTTGACAAAACCCGACTCCAAAACATTTATCGGAAGTGGAAAAGCGCAGGAAATTCGAGATTACGTAAAAGAACATGGCATCGGGACTGTAGTTTTCGATGATGAACTTTCTCCTTCACAACTCAAAAATCTGGAAAAGGAAATAGAAGTTAAAATCCTCGACAGAACTAATTTAATTCTTGATATTTTTGCCCAACGAGCCCAAACTTCTTACGCAAGAACGCAGGTAGAATTGGCACAGTACGAATATCTCTTGCCGCGATTGACCAGGATGTGGACTCACCTTGAAAGACAACAAGGTGGAATCGGAATGCGTGGTCCTGGTGAAACAGAGATTGAAACGGATAGAAGGATTATTCGCGATCGTATTTCATTATTAAAGGAAAAGCTCAAAACGATAGACAGACAAATGGCGACGCAGAGAAACAATCGGGGAAAAATGGTTCGCGTTGCACTGGTCGGATATACAAATGTTGGTAAATCAACTTTGATGAATGCCCTTTCGAAGTCAGAAGTTTTCGCCGAAGATAAATTATTTGCGACATTAGATACGACCGTTCGAAAAGTAGTGATGGGTAATTTACCCTTTTTACTTACTGACACTGTTGGTTTTATAAGAAAACTACCGACGCAGCTCGTTGAAAGTTTTAAATCAACTTTAGATGAAGTTCGCGAAGCTGATCTTTTAATTCACGTTGTCGATATCTCTCACGAAAGTTTTGAAGACCACATTAATTCCGTTAACCAAACATTAATGGAAATCGGGGCGCATCAAAAACCGATGATCATGGTTTTCAATAAAATTGATGCATTTGCCTACGAGGAAAAAGCAGAAGATGATTTGAGCCCGGAAACCCGTGAAAATATCTCTTTAGATGAATGGAAAAAAACGTGGATGTCTAAATCCAAATATCCCACCGTTTTCATTTCTGCGTTAAAGAAAGAAAATTTCCCAGAACTGAAGAAAATGATTTACGACGAGGTTTTAAAAATTCATATTTCCCGTTTCCCATATAATGATTTTCTTTTTCAATATTTTGATGATGAAGATGAATCAAAAGATGAGCTTTAA
- a CDS encoding penicillin-binding transpeptidase domain-containing protein, with the protein MKSQTIKIFVFLFLIAIIFIARLAYLQLFTDRYALNAANTSIKTEYIIPQRGVIFDRNGKILVGNQPSYEISFTEALMKPDFDTVDFCNLLRISKTDFIKNINSIKKEKYYSKLTPMTFMKNLSREEIARIQEIIFKYPAFSIVSRPQRQYEVSTSGNLLGYTNEVNDRDIKSDSVYYLPGDFIGKTGIEKSYEKDLRGEKGIQYIQKDIKLRSIGPYKNGLLDRDVVTGKDLTLTIDYDLQKIAEEMMVGKQGAIVAIDPSNGEILVLATGPDIDPNLFSGPEKTKNLYRLQMDTVYNSRPTFDRSLQAAYPPGSTFKLLTAAAAMQMGVMDENTVFPCGGGFSYNRLRIKGHGGADPLIPAIQVSSNCYFSYAYIAIMNKYPGDPTRGVNEWKKIMSSFGVGEFLNNDLAVGAKGRIPTGEFYEKRSGDKKDWTSAYTMNGSIFNGMGQGDVLLTPLQMANAVAAIVNKGWYFTPHIVKSVDGKPNPDPRFKVKHKTLVDAKHFDPIIKGMEAVVLNGTARGLKSNDFTMLAKTGTAQVPQGKDNSIFVLAAPAENPKIVIAAVMEHAGFGSTWAGPAATVIAEKYLTGEIKRENLYKKMINASFMPEYKRQWIVELKRKGLYKEPSKDSLFLQTVETKLENAKNQEEKKLLLYQRDSIINKIKISQKK; encoded by the coding sequence TTGAAATCACAGACCATTAAAATTTTCGTTTTCCTTTTCCTGATTGCTATTATATTTATAGCAAGGTTGGCTTATTTGCAACTTTTCACAGACCGATATGCCCTAAACGCGGCAAATACATCGATAAAAACTGAATATATTATTCCACAGCGCGGTGTTATTTTCGACCGCAATGGTAAAATTCTGGTCGGCAATCAGCCTTCTTATGAAATATCGTTTACTGAAGCATTGATGAAACCTGATTTCGACACCGTAGATTTTTGTAATTTATTACGGATCAGTAAAACAGATTTTATTAAGAATATTAATTCCATAAAAAAAGAAAAATACTATTCGAAGCTCACTCCGATGACGTTTATGAAAAATTTAAGTCGGGAGGAAATTGCACGAATTCAGGAAATTATTTTTAAATATCCGGCTTTTAGCATCGTGTCACGGCCCCAGCGACAGTATGAAGTTTCAACTTCCGGAAACCTTTTAGGCTACACCAATGAAGTGAACGATCGTGATATTAAGAGTGATTCGGTTTATTACTTGCCCGGCGATTTTATTGGAAAGACCGGCATCGAAAAGTCCTATGAAAAAGATTTACGTGGGGAAAAAGGAATTCAATACATTCAAAAAGATATTAAGTTAAGAAGTATAGGACCCTACAAAAATGGATTATTAGACCGAGATGTTGTTACTGGAAAAGACCTCACACTAACCATCGATTATGATTTGCAAAAGATCGCAGAGGAAATGATGGTGGGAAAGCAAGGTGCAATCGTGGCGATTGATCCTTCGAATGGGGAAATTTTGGTTCTTGCGACGGGACCAGACATTGATCCTAACTTATTTTCAGGCCCAGAAAAAACAAAGAATTTATATCGCTTACAAATGGATACGGTTTATAACAGCCGACCAACATTTGACCGATCTCTACAAGCTGCATATCCTCCAGGATCTACTTTTAAACTTCTTACCGCCGCAGCAGCCATGCAAATGGGTGTTATGGATGAGAATACGGTATTTCCGTGCGGTGGTGGTTTCAGTTACAATAGATTAAGAATCAAAGGTCACGGTGGCGCTGATCCATTAATACCAGCAATTCAAGTTTCAAGTAATTGCTATTTTTCTTATGCGTATATCGCAATCATGAACAAATATCCCGGCGATCCAACTCGTGGTGTAAATGAATGGAAAAAGATCATGAGCAGTTTTGGTGTAGGCGAATTTCTAAACAATGATCTGGCGGTAGGTGCCAAAGGGAGAATTCCAACGGGAGAATTTTACGAAAAAAGAAGCGGTGACAAAAAAGACTGGACCTCAGCTTATACCATGAATGGATCTATTTTTAATGGAATGGGACAAGGCGACGTTCTTTTAACACCACTTCAAATGGCAAATGCGGTTGCTGCGATCGTAAATAAAGGTTGGTATTTTACACCACATATCGTAAAATCTGTGGATGGGAAACCAAATCCCGATCCGCGATTTAAAGTAAAACACAAAACTTTAGTTGACGCAAAACATTTTGATCCCATCATTAAAGGAATGGAAGCCGTTGTACTGAATGGTACAGCGCGAGGATTAAAATCGAATGATTTTACCATGCTGGCGAAAACAGGAACGGCGCAGGTTCCTCAGGGAAAAGATAATTCGATTTTTGTTTTAGCAGCCCCAGCGGAAAATCCTAAAATCGTAATTGCTGCCGTAATGGAACATGCAGGGTTTGGGTCAACTTGGGCGGGCCCCGCAGCAACTGTTATTGCTGAAAAATATTTGACCGGGGAAATTAAAAGAGAAAATTTATACAAAAAAATGATCAACGCCAGCTTTATGCCAGAATATAAGCGCCAGTGGATTGTTGAACTAAAGCGCAAAGGCCTGTATAAAGAGCCGAGCAAAGACTCCTTATTTTTACAGACTGTAGAAACGAAGTTGGAAAATGCCAAAAACCAAGAAGAAAAAAAATTGCTTCTCTATCAAAGAGATTCAATTATTAATAAAATTAAAATTTCGCAAAAAAAATGA
- a CDS encoding uroporphyrinogen-III synthase, whose amino-acid sequence MNILFTKMLDEKEVSDVLGIEISSSFLEVIKINFKKTPPFPLDNKSLIFTSVNGVEACFNNGFKPHENFAERNFNKIYCVGKKTKQQLRKYGFGVFKMKKNAKELSEFIIDNCNKESFIHFCGDLALDILQKKLPLQNIGYRKVVVYETELLYPTTEAKYDAVAFFSPSGVRSFIKNNSLDFSHIFSIGETTSAEISKHTDKKIVTGKQNDLHNLLQLIKQETNKIQP is encoded by the coding sequence ATGAATATTCTGTTTACAAAAATGCTTGATGAAAAAGAAGTTTCCGATGTATTGGGAATAGAAATCTCATCTTCATTTTTAGAAGTTATTAAAATTAATTTTAAGAAAACACCACCTTTTCCACTCGATAATAAATCGCTTATTTTCACCAGTGTTAACGGTGTAGAAGCTTGTTTTAATAACGGTTTTAAACCTCATGAAAATTTTGCCGAACGTAATTTTAATAAAATTTACTGTGTTGGAAAAAAAACCAAACAACAACTTAGAAAGTACGGTTTCGGTGTTTTTAAAATGAAAAAGAATGCGAAAGAACTTTCAGAATTTATTATTGACAATTGCAATAAAGAAAGTTTCATTCATTTCTGTGGAGATTTAGCATTGGATATTCTTCAGAAAAAATTACCGCTACAAAATATCGGATATCGAAAAGTTGTCGTTTATGAAACGGAACTTTTATATCCTACAACCGAGGCAAAATATGATGCTGTTGCTTTTTTTTCCCCAAGTGGAGTGCGCAGTTTCATCAAAAATAATTCTTTAGACTTTTCGCATATTTTTTCGATTGGTGAAACTACAAGTGCGGAAATCAGCAAACATACAGATAAGAAAATAGTTACAGGCAAACAGAACGATTTGCACAATTTACTGCAACTGATCAAACAAGAAACAAATAAAATTCAACCATAA
- the hemA gene encoding glutamyl-tRNA reductase, which yields MIKDTNIHKTANFAVLSVSFEKADAEIRGKFAFFDDNVKKFVNQIHDLNLGDAFVVSTCNRTEIYTTTQNYLLIAELYCKIVGVTLTDFMQYVHILKHEEALNHLFRVAAGLESQIIGDFEIIGQIKNAYHRFRKEKKYANPFMERAINSAIQISKRIKNETGISHGAASVSYAAVHYILKNQTQISDKNILLLGVGEIGQNTVENLVKHVYNPRVKIANRSADKAEKIADKYKIPYIEFESFQDELSQTDILIVATGAQHPIINKSHFPNGKETLVIDLSIPNNVEKDIVENQNVSLVDVDQLSLHINETMVQRQKEIPKAEEIIKEMTKDFLEWEKKRKLVPNIHHFKAVLKNMERNEMHNIHKKHKYVDVADMQLSDRMIQKITNRFAKFIIDNPWKAEEISKLMHEILVEQPNNEFNEKH from the coding sequence ATGATTAAGGATACTAACATTCATAAAACTGCCAATTTTGCAGTCCTTAGCGTCAGTTTTGAGAAAGCAGATGCAGAGATAAGGGGTAAATTTGCTTTTTTTGATGACAATGTAAAAAAGTTTGTCAACCAAATTCATGATTTGAATCTGGGTGATGCTTTTGTGGTGTCTACTTGCAACCGCACCGAAATTTATACCACAACTCAAAATTATCTCTTAATCGCAGAATTGTATTGTAAGATCGTAGGCGTTACGCTAACCGATTTTATGCAGTACGTTCATATTTTAAAACATGAAGAAGCGCTGAATCATCTTTTTCGTGTCGCTGCTGGTTTAGAAAGTCAAATTATTGGTGATTTTGAAATCATTGGGCAGATCAAAAATGCTTATCACCGGTTCCGTAAAGAGAAAAAATATGCAAATCCGTTTATGGAGAGAGCAATTAATTCTGCTATTCAAATCTCAAAAAGAATTAAAAATGAAACGGGCATTTCCCATGGTGCTGCTTCGGTATCGTACGCGGCGGTTCATTATATTCTAAAAAATCAAACTCAAATATCAGATAAAAACATCCTTCTTCTCGGCGTTGGCGAAATCGGTCAAAATACGGTGGAGAATTTGGTGAAACATGTTTATAACCCAAGAGTTAAAATTGCAAATAGATCTGCTGATAAAGCGGAAAAAATTGCAGATAAGTACAAAATCCCTTATATCGAATTCGAAAGTTTCCAAGATGAACTTAGCCAGACCGATATTTTAATCGTTGCTACGGGGGCTCAACATCCAATTATTAATAAATCTCATTTTCCGAATGGTAAAGAAACTTTGGTTATCGACTTATCCATTCCCAATAATGTGGAAAAGGATATTGTTGAGAATCAAAACGTAAGTTTGGTAGATGTTGATCAGTTGTCCCTGCATATTAACGAGACCATGGTGCAGCGCCAAAAAGAAATCCCCAAAGCCGAGGAAATCATCAAGGAAATGACGAAGGATTTTCTGGAATGGGAGAAAAAAAGAAAATTAGTACCGAATATTCATCATTTTAAAGCAGTCCTGAAAAACATGGAACGTAATGAAATGCACAATATTCACAAAAAACATAAATATGTAGACGTTGCAGATATGCAGCTTTCAGATCGTATGATTCAAAAAATTACGAACCGGTTTGCGAAATTTATAATAGACAACCCGTGGAAAGCTGAAGAAATTAGTAAACTTATGCATGAAATTTTAGTAGAACAGCCAAATAATGAGTTCAATGAGAAGCATTAA
- the mreC gene encoding rod shape-determining protein MreC — protein sequence MGFLLRLFSKNGLFVFFIFLQLIALVLIFSRNSMQQSWIAGQSAAFNSWVSGYIDEGASYLKLKQTNDQLVAQNKVLMEQVYGKNESAIPHFRKVHDTIGGGQIYTFVDGEIVFNSINRKDNYFTINRGKRDGVLPKMGVMAPGGIAGIVINTTNSYSLVQSVLSINKIKINAALKNSGYFGTLTWRGEDSRVMHLADIPKYVPLKVGDTVITDGKSAIFPQGIMIGKVAGYEVDSKTGFWDISVELSEKMGNISKIYVVKNLKKAEVSKIEDTLQVTINREK from the coding sequence ATGGGATTTTTGCTGAGATTATTTTCGAAGAACGGTTTATTCGTCTTCTTTATATTTCTGCAACTCATAGCTTTAGTATTGATTTTCAGCCGAAATTCAATGCAACAGTCATGGATTGCGGGACAGTCTGCGGCATTTAATTCTTGGGTTTCTGGCTATATCGACGAAGGTGCTTCTTATTTAAAATTGAAGCAAACCAACGATCAACTTGTGGCGCAAAATAAAGTTTTGATGGAGCAGGTTTATGGCAAAAACGAATCTGCAATACCACATTTCCGGAAGGTTCATGATACTATAGGAGGCGGACAGATTTATACTTTTGTGGATGGGGAGATCGTCTTTAACAGTATCAATAGAAAAGATAATTACTTTACGATTAACCGGGGGAAACGAGATGGCGTTCTTCCAAAAATGGGAGTAATGGCGCCTGGAGGAATTGCGGGAATTGTTATTAATACCACGAATTCCTATTCTCTTGTACAATCTGTTTTAAGTATAAATAAAATTAAAATAAACGCAGCCCTGAAAAATTCTGGCTATTTCGGAACATTAACCTGGCGTGGAGAAGATTCGCGCGTAATGCATCTCGCCGATATTCCAAAATATGTTCCGCTGAAAGTTGGAGATACCGTAATCACCGATGGAAAATCTGCGATATTTCCGCAAGGAATCATGATCGGTAAAGTTGCAGGTTATGAAGTTGATAGTAAAACAGGTTTCTGGGATATCTCTGTAGAACTCAGTGAGAAGATGGGGAACATCAGTAAAATATACGTGGTGAAAAATCTGAAGAAAGCCGAAGTTTCTAAAATTGAAGATACGCTTCAAGTGACCATAAATAGAGAGAAATGA
- a CDS encoding rod shape-determining protein has translation MGLFDMFTQDIAIDLGTANTLIIHNNKIVIDQPSIVAIERSSGKPIAVGEKAKHMQGKTHEDIKTIRPLKDGVIADFHASEHMIKEFIKQIPGIKGKLFQPTLKIVICIPSGITEVEKRAVRDSAQKVNAKEVRLIYEPMAAAIGVGIDVQKPEGNMIIDIGGGTTEIAVVALGGIVCDKSVKIAGDVFTNDIAYYLRTHHNLYIGERTAERVKIEVGSAVEELDVDIEDIPVQGRDLITGKPKEIMVNYKEIARALDKSIIRIEDAVMETLSLTPPELAADIYKTGIYLAGGGALLRGLADRLHRKTGLPVFVAEDPLRAVVRGTGIALKNMDKFNFLIK, from the coding sequence ATGGGGTTATTTGATATGTTCACGCAAGACATTGCGATTGATTTAGGAACAGCGAACACACTTATCATACACAATAATAAAATCGTAATTGATCAACCATCAATAGTAGCGATAGAGCGTTCTTCGGGAAAACCGATTGCTGTAGGAGAGAAAGCGAAACACATGCAGGGGAAAACCCATGAAGATATTAAAACAATTAGACCATTGAAAGATGGAGTAATCGCTGATTTTCATGCTTCTGAGCATATGATAAAAGAGTTTATTAAACAAATTCCGGGTATCAAAGGGAAGCTTTTTCAACCAACGTTAAAAATTGTAATCTGTATTCCTTCTGGAATTACCGAAGTTGAAAAACGAGCGGTAAGAGATTCTGCGCAGAAAGTAAATGCAAAAGAAGTTCGTTTAATTTATGAACCAATGGCAGCTGCAATAGGAGTTGGGATTGATGTTCAGAAACCTGAAGGTAACATGATTATTGACATAGGTGGAGGAACAACCGAAATTGCGGTAGTAGCTCTCGGCGGAATTGTTTGTGATAAATCAGTGAAAATTGCGGGTGATGTTTTTACTAATGATATTGCCTATTATCTAAGAACTCATCATAATTTATACATCGGCGAACGCACTGCAGAACGGGTGAAAATTGAAGTTGGATCTGCTGTTGAAGAACTCGATGTAGATATCGAAGATATTCCAGTTCAAGGTCGAGATTTAATTACAGGTAAACCTAAAGAAATTATGGTGAACTATAAAGAAATCGCGCGTGCATTAGATAAGTCTATTATCAGAATCGAAGATGCTGTAATGGAAACCCTTTCTCTAACACCACCAGAATTGGCGGCCGATATTTATAAAACCGGAATTTATCTAGCTGGCGGCGGTGCTTTGTTAAGAGGACTTGCCGACAGACTTCACAGAAAGACGGGTCTTCCTGTTTTTGTAGCTGAAGATCCGTTAAGAGCGGTTGTTCGCGGAACAGGAATCGCATTGAAAAATATGGATAAATTCAATTTCCTGATTAAATAA
- the hemE gene encoding uroporphyrinogen decarboxylase, with translation MIKNDLYLKALRGETVERPPVWMMRQAGRFLPEFRAMRDDYDFFTRCRTPELASEITMMPIRRYPLDAAILFSDILVVPQAMGIDFEMREGVGPWLEKPIRTLEDVQNIPVPDVNETLGYVFDAIEMTLHKLDNDIPLIGFAGSPWTILCYCIEGKGSKAWDVAKSFCFKNPEAAHLLLQKITDTTIAYLKRKVEKGVSAVQVFDSWGGTLSPEDYQIFSWPYINQIVEALSPLTHVVVFGKGCWFALEEMTLSKVSALGVDWTIRPELARTLTNHTMTLQGNFDPNRLNSSPETIKKMVNEMINRFGKDRYIANLGHGILPNIPLENAEAFIRAVVDWKPN, from the coding sequence ATGATAAAAAACGATTTATATCTAAAGGCTTTAAGAGGGGAAACTGTAGAACGTCCACCCGTTTGGATGATGCGACAGGCAGGTAGATTTTTACCAGAATTTCGGGCAATGCGTGATGATTATGATTTCTTTACGAGATGTCGTACGCCGGAACTTGCGTCAGAAATTACCATGATGCCGATTCGAAGATATCCGCTAGATGCTGCAATTCTTTTCTCAGATATATTGGTGGTTCCACAAGCGATGGGTATTGATTTTGAAATGCGCGAAGGTGTTGGACCTTGGTTAGAAAAACCAATTCGAACTTTGGAAGATGTTCAAAATATTCCAGTTCCAGATGTGAATGAAACTTTGGGTTATGTTTTCGATGCCATCGAAATGACTTTACATAAATTAGATAACGATATTCCTTTGATCGGTTTCGCCGGCTCTCCGTGGACGATTTTATGCTATTGTATCGAAGGAAAAGGCTCAAAAGCCTGGGACGTTGCAAAAAGTTTTTGTTTTAAAAATCCAGAAGCTGCGCACTTATTATTACAGAAAATCACCGATACCACTATCGCGTATCTGAAGAGAAAAGTAGAAAAAGGAGTTTCAGCGGTGCAGGTATTTGATTCTTGGGGCGGGACTTTGTCGCCGGAGGATTATCAAATTTTTTCCTGGCCCTATATCAATCAGATTGTAGAAGCACTGAGCCCGCTCACACATGTTGTTGTTTTTGGGAAAGGTTGCTGGTTCGCATTAGAAGAAATGACGTTATCGAAAGTTTCTGCTTTGGGTGTCGATTGGACGATCAGACCGGAATTAGCAAGAACCTTAACAAATCATACCATGACTTTGCAGGGGAATTTTGATCCAAATAGATTAAATTCTTCGCCGGAAACTATCAAAAAAATGGTGAATGAAATGATCAACCGTTTTGGAAAAGACCGGTATATTGCAAATTTAGGTCACGGAATCTTACCGAATATACCTTTAGAAAATGCAGAAGCATTTATCCGCGCCGTGGTGGATTGGAAACCGAACTAA
- a CDS encoding GNAT family N-acetyltransferase, whose translation MHNKMETERLFLKPIDLQDAEFLFGLYNSPRFIEFIGDRNIKTIEDAADYIKLKFLPQLERLGYGNYVIIRKLDDKKLGAVGIFDREGLDVHDIGFSFLPEFEGKGYAFEAASHLLSTIFRNFKLKKISDITAKANLSSQKLIKKLGLKYIKTIHLPHDDEELLYYEIEKTDNIL comes from the coding sequence ATGCATAATAAAATGGAAACCGAAAGATTGTTTTTAAAACCGATCGATCTTCAAGACGCAGAATTTTTATTTGGTCTATATAATTCACCGCGATTTATTGAATTCATCGGTGACCGAAATATTAAAACAATTGAAGATGCAGCCGATTATATTAAATTAAAATTTCTTCCGCAGCTGGAACGGTTAGGTTACGGAAATTATGTCATCATCAGAAAATTGGATGATAAAAAATTGGGAGCCGTAGGTATTTTCGACAGAGAAGGTTTGGATGTCCACGATATCGGCTTTTCTTTTCTTCCGGAATTTGAAGGAAAAGGGTACGCTTTTGAAGCTGCATCTCATTTATTATCAACCATATTTCGGAATTTTAAACTTAAAAAGATCTCTGATATTACTGCTAAAGCTAATCTATCTTCACAAAAACTTATTAAGAAACTGGGATTAAAATATATCAAAACCATACATTTACCTCATGATGATGAGGAATTGTTATATTACGAAATCGAGAAAACGGACAATATTCTTTAA
- a CDS encoding rod shape-determining protein MreD: MISRTLFTDIIIIVLLIALQVFVLNRITLFGKYTPVIYPVFVMFYPFFRNKYQFLLLSFLLGLGIDAFLYTWGINAFATTVIAYFRTLIFRTSTDTSTDFFSFQSLQWSQFILFILMSIFIHQLLVQYIEIFKFTRFFDIFLNVLATSAISFIFIFIYALAFKIKQKV, translated from the coding sequence ATGATAAGTCGCACCTTATTTACAGACATCATCATAATTGTTTTGCTTATTGCATTACAGGTTTTTGTGCTGAACCGGATCACCCTTTTTGGAAAATATACACCGGTAATATATCCAGTTTTTGTGATGTTTTATCCATTTTTCAGAAATAAATATCAGTTTTTACTTCTAAGTTTTCTCTTGGGATTAGGTATTGATGCTTTTCTATACACTTGGGGAATCAATGCCTTTGCAACGACGGTAATTGCCTATTTTCGAACCTTAATCTTCCGGACTTCTACCGATACATCGACTGACTTTTTTTCGTTTCAATCTTTACAATGGTCTCAGTTTATACTCTTTATTTTGATGAGTATTTTCATACATCAACTGTTGGTACAGTATATCGAAATTTTTAAATTCACCCGTTTTTTCGATATTTTCTTAAATGTTTTGGCGACAAGTGCAATTTCATTTATCTTTATCTTCATATACGCATTAGCCTTTAAAATCAAACAAAAAGTTTGA
- the hemC gene encoding hydroxymethylbilane synthase, producing MSSMRSIKIGTRNSPLALWQAREVARNLQNRNYKTDITPILSSGDKNLTEPLYAMGITGIFTKDLDMALLNKEVDIAVHSLKDIPTQLPENIEIIAVLERDYPQDVLVRKNSSQHKELHDLKIATSSLRRRAFWLKTYPETEFSDIRGNVQTRLQKLEEQDFDATLFSLAAIERMGLDVNYEHLPMMISAPAQGVVAVCGRADDNEIKEIFKEVNHRNTRICIEIEREFLSALEGGCTAPIGAFAVINDLDEVRFVGRLCSLDGKDCIETDEIFQWNAEDNFGEMMAQKIIENGGAEIMQHIKRELH from the coding sequence ATGAGTTCAATGAGAAGCATTAAAATTGGGACGAGAAACTCGCCGCTGGCCTTGTGGCAAGCACGGGAAGTCGCCAGAAATCTGCAGAATAGAAATTATAAAACAGATATTACACCGATTCTATCTTCCGGAGATAAAAATTTGACGGAACCTTTATATGCAATGGGCATTACAGGTATCTTCACCAAAGATCTGGATATGGCCCTTTTAAATAAAGAAGTTGATATCGCTGTACATTCTTTAAAAGATATTCCCACCCAACTGCCAGAAAATATAGAGATCATCGCCGTTTTAGAACGCGATTATCCTCAAGATGTGTTGGTGAGAAAAAACTCGTCTCAGCACAAAGAGTTGCACGATCTGAAAATAGCAACCAGCAGTTTGCGTCGTCGGGCTTTTTGGTTAAAGACCTATCCCGAAACTGAATTTTCAGATATTCGTGGTAATGTTCAAACACGTTTGCAAAAGCTTGAAGAACAAGATTTTGACGCTACTTTATTTTCTTTAGCTGCGATTGAAAGAATGGGTTTAGATGTTAATTATGAACACCTTCCTATGATGATTTCTGCACCAGCACAAGGAGTTGTCGCTGTATGCGGTCGTGCTGATGATAATGAAATTAAAGAAATTTTCAAAGAAGTAAATCACCGCAACACCAGAATCTGTATAGAAATCGAACGCGAATTTCTAAGCGCTTTAGAAGGTGGATGTACTGCGCCAATTGGGGCTTTCGCTGTAATAAATGATTTAGATGAGGTCCGATTCGTTGGCCGTCTTTGTTCTCTAGATGGAAAAGATTGTATTGAAACTGATGAAATATTCCAGTGGAATGCGGAAGATAATTTCGGCGAAATGATGGCACAGAAAATTATCGAAAATGGCGGAGCTGAAATTATGCAGCATATAAAACGAGAACTTCACTAA
- a CDS encoding META domain-containing protein codes for MKKLISGFVALFSLLLLANCSTQSKVPENIKRDWMLVEFQNFNRELMVNSKAHLSLIDENNDPGKFSANMGCNNMFGQATFNSSGIVKFSEIGSTMMYCDQSMDLETAFAKDLPKMTQYKVEGHYLTLTAPSGERMKFVASDWD; via the coding sequence ATGAAAAAATTAATATCCGGCTTTGTTGCCCTCTTCTCACTTTTGTTGTTAGCAAACTGTAGTACTCAATCCAAGGTTCCTGAAAATATTAAAAGAGATTGGATGTTGGTAGAATTCCAGAATTTTAATAGGGAATTGATGGTCAATAGTAAGGCACATCTTAGTTTAATTGATGAAAATAATGATCCCGGAAAATTTTCTGCAAATATGGGTTGCAACAATATGTTTGGGCAGGCAACATTTAATTCAAGTGGAATTGTAAAATTTTCAGAAATTGGAAGTACGATGATGTATTGTGATCAAAGCATGGATCTGGAAACTGCTTTCGCAAAAGATCTGCCTAAAATGACACAGTATAAAGTAGAAGGTCATTATCTTACGCTTACCGCTCCAAGCGGAGAACGTATGAAATTCGTAGCTTCAGACTGGGATTAA